The following coding sequences are from one uncultured Desulfobacter sp. window:
- a CDS encoding PEP-CTERM sorting domain-containing protein, with amino-acid sequence MKKSILFLSVYLLVAGASPAFALTVDVWDASTDLAQINAWKSAQKGSVHVLEDFEDMGTGWYNQKETGVGTFTAVGPSGLGGSSYNSSNGAPYFSIQDSDTSWYGRSNTTASDDASQWLDSGDITLLTLAVKDDSLKNLFFYIQDPADSGGMTILFINHFLNYSIFANNQDKASFFVGITLTENETLSSLAWLTTSRSDGFGLDDFSTIHNPEPATMLLFGFGLIGIAGITRKFT; translated from the coding sequence ATGAAAAAATCAATATTATTTTTATCTGTTTATTTGTTAGTTGCTGGGGCATCGCCTGCATTTGCTTTAACCGTTGACGTCTGGGACGCTTCGACTGACCTCGCACAAATCAATGCTTGGAAATCAGCGCAAAAGGGCTCTGTTCATGTTTTGGAAGATTTTGAAGACATGGGGACTGGGTGGTACAACCAAAAAGAAACCGGCGTGGGGACGTTTACAGCCGTTGGCCCTAGCGGATTAGGGGGTAGTTCATATAATTCTTCTAATGGTGCCCCCTATTTTTCCATTCAGGATAGTGACACTTCCTGGTACGGTCGCAGCAATACAACCGCAAGTGATGACGCAAGTCAATGGTTGGATTCCGGAGATATTACCCTACTCACACTGGCCGTTAAAGATGATTCACTAAAAAATTTGTTTTTTTATATTCAGGACCCTGCCGATTCCGGCGGAATGACTATTTTATTTATAAACCACTTTTTAAACTATAGTATTTTTGCAAATAACCAAGATAAGGCAAGTTTTTTTGTTGGCATTACATTGACAGAGAATGAAACCCTTTCCTCTCTTGCCTGGCTTACAACGTCACGCAGTGATGGATTCGGTCTGGATGATTTTTCAACGATTCATAACCCGGAACCGGCAACAATGCTTCTCTTTGGATTCGGCCTGATCGGAATTGCAGGTAT
- a CDS encoding MTH1187 family thiamine-binding protein, translated as MNVIIDLCVVPLGVGLSVSQYVAACHEIITGAGLKSNLHAYGTNIEGDWDTVFKAVKACHEKIHDMGAPRITTTIKLGTRTDKKQGMEDKIKSVKEKL; from the coding sequence ATGAATGTAATCATTGATCTTTGTGTTGTTCCTTTAGGCGTGGGCCTGTCTGTATCCCAATATGTCGCCGCATGCCATGAAATCATTACCGGGGCAGGACTGAAGTCAAACCTGCACGCCTACGGCACCAACATTGAAGGAGACTGGGACACGGTATTTAAAGCCGTTAAAGCGTGTCACGAAAAAATCCATGACATGGGCGCCCCGAGAATAACAACAACCATTAAACTGGGCACCAGGACCGACAAGAAGCAAGGCATGGAGGACAAGATCAAATCCGTCAAAGAAAAACTGTAA